From a single Acidobacteriota bacterium genomic region:
- a CDS encoding TrbC/VirB2 family protein, producing the protein MSDRGSACWIGPSGKAGPVTRRCPRRCGARRPRTTSPSLLLSSGPGGPEGGEPMFPVALNVGPLVRCVLVPGAFLGVLSAAWPAMGPWTTLLLAVGFVLLPELVQASAGTGTGANPWTDGIQVICQAFGGVIGRSLAIVAVVVGGLLFAFGEGGSKSAIASLIFGAGMVLGAVNFLTWLNLGGGVGAGGTGAGTVTGCV; encoded by the coding sequence ATGTCGGATCGCGGATCAGCGTGCTGGATCGGACCATCCGGGAAGGCCGGGCCGGTGACGAGGCGCTGTCCGAGGCGCTGCGGCGCGAGGAGGCCGAGGACTACGAGTCCTAGTCTTCTCCTGTCGTCAGGGCCGGGCGGCCCTGAAGGGGGTGAGCCGATGTTTCCCGTTGCGTTGAACGTAGGTCCTCTCGTGCGTTGCGTCCTGGTGCCCGGTGCCTTCCTGGGCGTGTTGTCGGCGGCGTGGCCCGCAATGGGTCCGTGGACCACGCTGCTGCTGGCGGTCGGCTTCGTGCTCCTGCCGGAGCTCGTGCAGGCCAGCGCCGGCACCGGCACGGGCGCAAACCCGTGGACGGACGGCATCCAGGTGATCTGTCAGGCATTCGGCGGCGTCATCGGGCGGTCGCTGGCGATCGTCGCGGTCGTCGTCGGCGGTTTGCTCTTCGCTTTTGGCGAAGGCGGCTCCAAGTCGGCCATCGCGTCGCTGATCTTCGGGGCCGGCATGGTCCTGGGCGCGGTCAACTTCCTGACTTGGCTCAACCTCGGCGGCGGGGTCGGCGCCGGCGGCACCGGCGCCGGAACCGTCACCGGCTGCGTGTAG
- a CDS encoding type IV secretion system DNA-binding domain-containing protein, with product MFSPSEASLVDRLPYWGFMAPDIVLTTDGLLLLFAQVTPAGVDGKSAEDLDQVTQAWQRLLAAVEAPHRAFFVFQRPEPPLAGDFAGRDDLAGLAQRKRAAFVSRNTRQMDVYLVVAFDPKLRSSFREDHARWWMAYARRWLRERTRQEHLTFYVRELMADAVAAARTRYQALVAQVSDLTPVRTLEGNAITRLLHRIVNQAQGAYAPLSRNPRYGLSWRLADETLVFERNHMLVGDKIVGLYSLALPPQASAANALGELYSLPVDLCGVLEWRPVERYEAARRIRSVQKHYNTMRWSFLAAITDTEGTQMAVEDASSGAAVEQLHRAMLELETVGVPYGDFALSFSLAVDSATELDEVGAQIQRVITELDGKAVKERYGQPSVWFQRWPGQKAAPFARPLFVSAGQVATMAPLFGPVSGYERCKHLDAPPLTRFETRWSSLYDYDLFGGKDVGHTLVLGATGSGKSFLLNFLLTQALQYDPRVVILDLGGSYRWITEFVEGSYLGMSAEVDPAAAGLQPLGLEPGERTTQFLTGWLRRLLELGDYPVQSAELEDIRRRIEDVYRLPREERTLSAVVKLLDKEMWPALGRWVGEGAWASTFDGPPRPVDLARDRWQVIDLAGAQEHEDWCAAALSYLFERLRLVIDDEKEIGRLKLMVVDEAWRYLADPSVLAALMEAAKTWRKRNAVLILATQSVVDVASNDAARALLEMLPTKLFLANPDFPRSAADTLSLTDAQFETVRTLQPKQEIYLHRAREQVVLRLGVDPESYWLYTSSPTDAAVRARMVAAYGLEGALTRLAAGLREPGEDVMKQAVLA from the coding sequence ATGTTCTCTCCGAGCGAAGCGTCGCTCGTCGACCGTCTCCCCTACTGGGGCTTCATGGCTCCCGACATCGTCCTTACGACCGACGGCCTGCTGCTCCTGTTCGCGCAGGTGACGCCGGCCGGCGTCGACGGCAAGTCGGCCGAGGACCTCGATCAGGTCACGCAGGCGTGGCAGCGCCTGCTGGCCGCGGTCGAAGCGCCGCACCGGGCGTTCTTCGTCTTCCAGCGCCCGGAACCGCCGCTCGCGGGCGACTTCGCCGGCCGGGACGATCTGGCCGGGCTCGCGCAGCGCAAGCGCGCGGCGTTCGTTTCCCGCAACACGCGGCAGATGGACGTCTATCTCGTCGTCGCCTTCGACCCGAAGCTGCGGAGCAGCTTCCGCGAGGACCACGCGCGCTGGTGGATGGCCTACGCGCGCCGGTGGCTGCGGGAGCGCACGCGCCAGGAGCACCTGACGTTCTACGTGCGCGAGCTGATGGCGGACGCGGTCGCGGCGGCGCGCACCCGCTACCAAGCGCTCGTCGCCCAGGTCTCGGACCTGACCCCCGTGCGCACGCTCGAGGGAAACGCGATCACCCGCCTGCTGCACCGCATCGTCAATCAGGCGCAGGGCGCGTATGCACCGCTGTCGCGCAATCCGCGCTACGGGCTGAGCTGGCGCCTGGCCGACGAGACGCTCGTCTTCGAGCGCAACCACATGCTGGTGGGCGACAAGATCGTGGGCCTGTACTCGCTGGCCCTGCCCCCGCAGGCGAGCGCCGCCAACGCGCTGGGCGAGCTCTACTCGCTGCCCGTCGACCTGTGCGGCGTCCTCGAGTGGCGCCCGGTCGAGCGCTACGAGGCGGCCAGGCGCATCCGCTCGGTGCAGAAGCACTACAACACGATGCGCTGGTCGTTCCTGGCCGCGATTACCGACACCGAGGGGACGCAGATGGCGGTCGAGGACGCCTCGTCGGGCGCCGCCGTCGAGCAGCTTCACCGGGCGATGCTGGAGCTGGAGACCGTGGGGGTGCCCTACGGCGACTTCGCGCTGTCGTTCTCGCTGGCGGTCGATTCGGCGACCGAGCTCGACGAGGTCGGCGCGCAGATCCAGCGCGTCATCACCGAGCTCGACGGCAAGGCCGTCAAGGAGCGCTACGGGCAGCCCTCGGTCTGGTTCCAGCGCTGGCCGGGCCAGAAGGCCGCGCCGTTCGCGCGGCCCCTGTTCGTGTCGGCCGGACAGGTCGCCACGATGGCCCCGCTGTTCGGTCCGGTCAGCGGGTACGAGCGCTGCAAGCACCTGGACGCGCCGCCCCTGACGCGCTTCGAGACCCGCTGGTCGAGCCTCTACGACTACGACCTGTTCGGCGGCAAGGACGTCGGCCACACCCTCGTGCTCGGCGCCACCGGGTCCGGCAAGTCGTTCCTGCTGAACTTCCTGCTCACCCAGGCGCTGCAGTACGACCCGCGGGTGGTCATCCTGGACCTGGGCGGGTCCTATCGCTGGATCACCGAGTTCGTCGAGGGCTCCTACCTCGGCATGAGCGCCGAGGTCGACCCGGCCGCGGCGGGGCTGCAGCCGCTCGGTCTGGAGCCGGGCGAGCGCACGACGCAGTTCCTCACCGGCTGGCTCCGGCGCCTGCTCGAGCTCGGCGACTACCCCGTGCAGTCGGCCGAGCTGGAGGACATCCGCCGGCGCATCGAGGACGTCTACCGGCTGCCGCGCGAGGAACGGACCCTGTCGGCCGTGGTCAAGCTGCTCGACAAGGAGATGTGGCCGGCGCTCGGCCGCTGGGTCGGCGAGGGGGCGTGGGCGTCGACCTTCGACGGCCCGCCGCGGCCGGTCGATCTGGCCCGCGACCGCTGGCAGGTCATCGACCTGGCCGGAGCGCAGGAGCACGAGGACTGGTGCGCGGCGGCGCTGTCGTACCTCTTCGAGCGGCTGCGCTTGGTGATCGACGACGAGAAGGAGATCGGCCGCCTCAAGCTGATGGTTGTCGACGAGGCGTGGCGCTACCTCGCCGACCCGTCGGTGCTGGCCGCGCTGATGGAGGCGGCCAAGACGTGGCGCAAGCGCAACGCCGTGCTGATCCTGGCCACGCAGAGCGTCGTCGACGTGGCGTCGAACGACGCGGCGCGCGCGCTGCTGGAGATGCTGCCGACGAAGCTCTTCCTCGCCAATCCGGACTTTCCGCGCTCGGCCGCCGATACGCTGTCGCTCACCGATGCCCAGTTCGAGACCGTCCGCACGCTCCAGCCGAAGCAGGAGATCTACCTGCACCGCGCCCGGGAGCAGGTCGTCCTGCGGCTCGGGGTGGATCCCGAGAGCTACTGGCTCTACACGTCGTCGCCGACCGACGCCGCCGTGCGCGCCAGGATGGTCGCGGCGTACGGCCTCGAGGGGGCGCTCACGCGCCTGGCCGCGGGTCTGCGCGAGCCGGGCGAGGACGTCATGAAGCAGGCGGTGCTGGCGTGA